From a region of the Streptomyces sp. B21-083 genome:
- a CDS encoding alpha-N-acetylglucosaminidase, which yields MTGNQPLSRRRLLAGGAAFGGVVLLAPPQGAQAAPATAGGAAKPFSTTPASLALRRLLPDHHRQITLRALAGGTADRFRVTGRAGAITVEGTSPAVLLTGVNTYLARAAKADISWNGAQLDLPRLLPAPHGEIAGSANVPHRFALNDTNDGYTGPYRDWDAWERELDVLALHGINEVLVYTGGDAVYYDTFRQFAYSDAELRAWIPAPAHQPWWLLQNMSGFGGPVSRRLIEKRADLAAKITARVRELGMTPVLPGYFGTVPDGFVAKNGGDAAVVPQGDWGAFKRPDWLDPRTTVFGEVAAAFYRAQSERFGDSTMYKMDLLHEGGNAGDVPVGQAARAVEAALRKARPGAVWAILGWQNNPSREILDAVDESRMFVVDGLSDRYTTVTDRESDWGGTPYAFGSIWNFGGHTPMGANAPDWVEQYPKWRDKDDSALAGIAAMPEAADNNHAALALLTDLAWTPGTIDLGDWFASYAVSRYGAEDPHALAAWKIIGETAYGMSRADGWSEAPDGLFGARPSLGANKAAAWGPEADRYDTTAFDLALTELLKVTPALRDNSAYRYDLADVARQVLSNRSRMLLPQIKAAHDTADRVRFDELTGVWLDWMKLMDRVLATSGQHLLGRWLADARSWGGTRTEKDQLEYDARSIISTWGGRASSEEGLHDYANREWSGLVGGLYLTRWTLYFRELSRALRQNRPPKTVDWFTLEDDWAHRHDSYPTKTSGDVHRLARRVHDTLAADTHQVTLTASSPRGAVVEGGAVMVTVAFTNRNGFAPATGVALAVEAPEGLTARPVGAVTAASVAPGETFSAAFEITLTGSVDALVTRVRATASYRGGASKGSVGPAGRPRGSASASVRLMAGTGVRDPYRTANFNDAVFGQSGAALAIEGAGADLWAGTNQFGAIHRAGAFGTASTATVRVASQDSTGGWARAGLIVRDDLSVDGSPGYVNLAVTPSNGCVLSWDSGQDGTFDSIKLAGSFAAPVFLRLTRAGSAYTGEASTDGTTWTTVGTATPGAAAATQDVGVFMTAANGWTSTRGIAEFRDFTVS from the coding sequence ATGACAGGCAATCAACCCCTCAGCCGCCGACGTCTGCTCGCCGGAGGGGCCGCGTTCGGCGGTGTGGTGCTGCTGGCCCCGCCGCAGGGCGCCCAGGCGGCCCCAGCAACAGCGGGCGGGGCGGCGAAGCCGTTCAGCACGACTCCGGCATCTCTCGCGCTGCGCCGGCTGCTCCCCGATCATCACCGGCAGATCACGCTGCGCGCGCTGGCCGGCGGCACCGCCGACCGGTTCCGGGTCACCGGCCGGGCCGGGGCGATCACCGTGGAGGGCACCAGCCCGGCGGTGCTGCTCACCGGCGTCAACACCTATCTCGCGCGCGCGGCGAAGGCCGACATTTCGTGGAACGGCGCACAGCTGGACCTGCCCAGGCTGCTGCCCGCCCCGCACGGGGAGATCGCCGGATCGGCGAACGTGCCGCACCGGTTCGCCCTCAACGACACCAACGACGGCTACACCGGCCCCTACCGCGACTGGGACGCGTGGGAACGGGAACTGGACGTCCTCGCACTGCACGGCATCAACGAGGTCCTCGTCTACACCGGCGGCGACGCCGTCTACTACGACACCTTCCGCCAATTCGCCTACTCGGACGCGGAGTTGAGGGCGTGGATCCCGGCCCCGGCCCATCAGCCGTGGTGGCTGCTGCAGAACATGTCGGGGTTCGGAGGCCCGGTGTCCCGGCGGCTCATCGAGAAGCGCGCCGACCTCGCGGCGAAGATCACCGCCCGGGTGCGGGAGCTGGGCATGACTCCCGTACTGCCGGGCTACTTCGGTACCGTGCCCGACGGGTTCGTGGCGAAGAACGGCGGTGACGCGGCGGTCGTACCGCAGGGCGACTGGGGTGCCTTCAAGCGACCCGACTGGCTCGATCCGCGTACGACCGTGTTCGGCGAGGTCGCCGCCGCCTTCTACCGGGCCCAGTCGGAACGCTTCGGCGACAGCACGATGTACAAGATGGATCTGCTGCACGAGGGCGGCAACGCCGGTGACGTTCCCGTGGGGCAGGCCGCGAGGGCCGTGGAGGCGGCGCTGCGCAAGGCCCGTCCCGGCGCCGTCTGGGCGATCCTCGGCTGGCAGAACAACCCCAGCAGGGAGATCCTCGACGCCGTCGACGAGTCCCGGATGTTCGTCGTCGACGGCCTGTCCGACCGCTACACCACGGTCACCGACCGGGAGAGCGACTGGGGCGGCACGCCGTACGCGTTCGGCAGCATCTGGAACTTCGGCGGCCACACCCCGATGGGGGCCAACGCCCCGGACTGGGTGGAGCAGTACCCGAAGTGGCGGGACAAGGACGACAGCGCCCTGGCCGGCATCGCCGCGATGCCGGAGGCCGCCGACAACAACCACGCCGCGTTGGCCCTGCTCACCGACCTGGCCTGGACACCCGGCACGATCGACCTCGGCGACTGGTTCGCCTCGTACGCCGTGTCCCGGTACGGCGCCGAGGACCCGCACGCCCTCGCCGCCTGGAAGATCATCGGCGAGACCGCGTACGGCATGTCCCGCGCCGACGGCTGGAGCGAGGCGCCCGACGGACTGTTCGGGGCCCGCCCGAGCCTGGGCGCGAACAAGGCCGCGGCCTGGGGACCGGAGGCGGACCGCTACGACACCACCGCGTTCGACCTGGCGCTGACGGAACTGCTGAAGGTGACGCCCGCGCTGCGCGACAACTCGGCGTACCGCTACGACCTGGCGGATGTGGCCCGGCAGGTGCTGTCCAACCGCAGCCGAATGCTGCTGCCGCAGATCAAGGCCGCCCACGACACGGCCGACCGCGTCCGCTTCGACGAGCTCACCGGCGTCTGGCTCGACTGGATGAAGCTCATGGACAGGGTGCTGGCCACCAGCGGGCAGCACTTGCTCGGGAGATGGCTGGCCGACGCCCGTTCCTGGGGCGGCACGAGGACCGAGAAGGACCAGCTGGAGTACGACGCCCGGTCGATCATCAGCACCTGGGGCGGCCGGGCCAGCAGCGAGGAGGGGCTGCACGACTACGCCAACCGGGAGTGGTCAGGGCTGGTCGGCGGCCTCTATCTGACCCGCTGGACGCTGTACTTCCGGGAATTGTCCCGCGCCCTGCGACAGAACCGGCCGCCGAAGACGGTCGACTGGTTCACGCTGGAGGACGACTGGGCCCACCGGCACGACAGTTACCCGACGAAGACCAGCGGCGACGTCCACCGGCTGGCGCGGCGGGTGCACGACACCCTGGCCGCCGACACCCACCAGGTCACGCTGACCGCGTCCTCTCCCAGGGGGGCGGTGGTGGAGGGCGGTGCGGTCATGGTCACGGTGGCGTTCACCAACCGCAACGGGTTCGCCCCGGCGACCGGGGTCGCGCTTGCCGTCGAGGCACCGGAGGGGCTGACCGCCCGGCCGGTCGGCGCGGTGACCGCCGCCTCGGTCGCGCCGGGCGAGACGTTCTCGGCGGCCTTCGAGATCACCCTCACGGGTTCCGTCGACGCTCTGGTGACGCGCGTGCGGGCCACCGCCTCGTACCGCGGCGGCGCCTCGAAGGGATCGGTGGGTCCGGCGGGTAGGCCCCGGGGTTCGGCCTCGGCGTCGGTGCGGCTCATGGCAGGCACGGGGGTGCGCGACCCGTACCGGACCGCGAACTTCAACGACGCCGTCTTCGGCCAGTCGGGCGCCGCGCTGGCCATCGAGGGCGCGGGCGCCGACCTGTGGGCCGGTACCAACCAGTTCGGCGCCATCCACCGCGCGGGCGCGTTCGGGACCGCCTCCACCGCCACGGTGCGGGTCGCCTCGCAGGACAGCACCGGCGGGTGGGCCCGCGCCGGGCTCATCGTCCGCGACGACCTGTCCGTCGACGGCTCCCCCGGATACGTCAATCTGGCCGTGACGCCGTCGAACGGATGCGTGCTGTCCTGGGACTCCGGCCAGGACGGGACGTTCGACTCGATCAAGCTGGCCGGCTCCTTCGCCGCACCGGTGTTCCTGCGCCTGACCCGCGCCGGTTCCGCCTACACGGGCGAGGCCAGCACCGACGGCACGACATGGACCACCGTCGGCACAGCCACGCCGGGTGCCGCCGCCGCCACCCAGGACGTGGGCGTCTTCATGACGGCGGCGAACGGCTGGACCAGCACCCGTGGGATCGCGGAGTTCAGGGACTTCACGGTGTCCTGA
- a CDS encoding SGNH/GDSL hydrolase family protein produces the protein MAVQPSAIRGGPIALLLALIAALAGPVEPARAGQQADGHGWTGTWATAPSEHYEVTGMSEVTVRMPVRTSVGGSRVCVRLSNAYATQPVTIGHATVGLRDGGPAVKRPYEVRFGGKRQVTISAGGTAVSDPVRFPLPAGADLVVSLYLSGQVTHITAHWWAQQTVYWTDYQAGDHAADTGGDAFTWTTTSWPFLSRVDVSAPKAGSVVALGDSITDGSYSTTDTNRRWPDLLSARLNACRPGAGVLNAGITSNRITAGTETNPSALDRLERDVLSQPGARTLILFEGINDLGGASAEQIIPGMKTIAGRAHQRGMRVVGATITPYMDFTWGGWSEEREARRQRVNAFVRHSAHVFDDYADFDRAVRDPADPRRLGQAYDSGDHLHPDDAGMKAFADSIDLTSLGLGRGCS, from the coding sequence ATGGCCGTACAGCCGAGTGCGATACGCGGCGGCCCCATTGCTCTGCTGCTGGCACTCATCGCCGCCCTGGCGGGGCCGGTGGAACCCGCCCGGGCCGGCCAGCAAGCCGATGGGCACGGCTGGACCGGCACGTGGGCGACGGCTCCGAGCGAGCACTACGAGGTCACGGGGATGTCCGAGGTGACGGTACGGATGCCGGTGCGCACCAGCGTCGGCGGCTCTCGGGTATGTGTCCGACTGTCGAACGCGTACGCCACCCAGCCGGTGACGATCGGTCACGCGACCGTGGGGCTGCGCGACGGCGGACCTGCGGTCAAGCGGCCGTACGAGGTGCGGTTCGGCGGGAAGAGGCAGGTGACGATCTCGGCCGGGGGCACAGCGGTCAGCGACCCGGTCCGGTTCCCCCTGCCCGCCGGTGCCGATCTGGTGGTCAGCCTCTATCTGTCCGGTCAGGTCACCCACATCACCGCCCACTGGTGGGCGCAACAGACCGTGTACTGGACGGACTACCAGGCCGGTGACCATGCCGCCGACACCGGCGGTGACGCCTTCACCTGGACCACCACGAGCTGGCCGTTCCTCTCCCGCGTCGACGTGAGCGCGCCCAAGGCGGGGTCGGTGGTGGCGCTCGGCGACTCGATCACCGACGGGTCCTATTCGACGACCGACACCAACCGGCGCTGGCCCGACCTGCTGTCCGCGCGGCTGAACGCCTGCCGCCCCGGCGCCGGGGTGCTCAACGCGGGTATCACCAGCAACCGGATCACCGCCGGGACGGAGACCAACCCCTCGGCGCTGGACCGTCTCGAACGGGATGTGCTGTCCCAGCCGGGGGCCAGGACCCTGATCCTCTTCGAGGGGATCAACGACCTCGGCGGAGCGAGTGCCGAGCAGATCATCCCCGGGATGAAGACCATCGCGGGCCGTGCCCACCAGCGCGGTATGCGGGTCGTCGGCGCCACGATCACCCCGTACATGGACTTCACCTGGGGCGGCTGGAGCGAGGAGCGGGAGGCACGGCGGCAGCGGGTCAACGCGTTCGTACGGCACTCCGCCCACGTCTTCGACGACTACGCCGACTTCGACCGGGCGGTACGCGACCCGGCGGACCCACGGAGGCTCGGCCAGGCGTACGACTCCGGTGACCATCTGCATCCCGACGACGCCGGCATGAAGGCGTTCGCCGACTCCATCGACCTGACCTCGCTCGGCCTCGGCCGTGGCTGTTCCTGA
- a CDS encoding beta-galactosidase — MRGRVRSLLLASVLAATSLGAPAAGAAVSPARTAPVTANQHTVTYDQYAVQVDGKPLYIWGAEFHYFRLPSPDAWRDVLQKIKAGGFNAVSLYFDWGYHSAKQGSYDFSGVRDVERLLDEAERAGLYVIARPGPYINAEVSGGGFPAWRKTRAGVNRTSEEGYLKDAQEWMSRINPIIARHQLTRGKGSVILYQVENEYQGGRHDADYMQTLIDWAKEDGIDVPTFVNDGGANRNWVSGKGAPDIYGFDAYPQGFDCRNPDDWKNLPDYTYVNDWKPESPLIIPEAQGGAFDPWGGTGYQDCAKLTGTDFTRVFSKMNIAAGVSGQSFYMTYGGTNWGWLADPNAVYTSYDYGAPINESRQLTDKYQEFKRLGYFVNSVGSLARTDKAEAPVPSDEALRIHRRVNPDDGTQFFTVRHADTRVKDKNETTLSLTGSDGDYPRVPQQGAITVDGRDAKLLVAGYDLGDQRLVYSTSEIMTHATIGDREVALLYGRAGETGETVLRYAKRPQVKVLAGDVTTTWDAERGDLRLNYTHKGLARVLVNGLELLIADVAETAHWWRQDTADGPVLVRGPSLVRTAEVKGDTLRLTGDSTRAAKIEVIADTKKVTWNGRRTAVTEAPRTVRLPALTTWKYKEEAPETARDFDDSAWPTAARLSTADAELNGSLPVLAMDEYGFHHGDVWYRGRFRTTGAATALALNADTGPTGQYAVWLNGRYLGSSGDGAHTFDIPAGTLKGAGDNVLAVLAENAGHNEEWGHDYSKEPRGLLGAEVIGGASTLTWKVQGSRGGENPVDTARGPYNNGGLYGERAGWSLPGYPDGGWKRTSLSASARSGAAEPGVRWYRTGAKLDLPTGQDNALALDLAEPEGGSTAYRAQIFVNGWLIGRSLPDTGPQTRFVVPKGILREQGDNTIALAVWSTGKAAGPGSVKLVDLGASAGGIKVNTVSAPSYDARTYAMPAPGARITVDAVPFLSTGTTTEVPVTLTVAKGAPAARDVEVSLTVPAGWTATADGATGFGRVRPGTSVTARYSVTPPADPVHYAVLSATAGLKQAGRPKSVTGERAVQVPPPGLSKDAYVSDLTLVKAVNGWGPVEKDLSNGEAAAGDGRTLTIAGTPYGKGLGVHANSQVRVYLGGGCTRFTGVAGVDDEVGDGGSVSFQVVADGRTLATTPVMSGSDGGTTVDVDVSGARWLDLVVDGNGDVSSDHADWADAELTCTGGS; from the coding sequence ATGAGAGGGCGCGTGAGATCGCTGCTGCTCGCCTCGGTGCTGGCCGCCACGTCCCTGGGCGCTCCGGCCGCCGGCGCGGCCGTATCACCGGCGCGGACCGCGCCCGTTACGGCGAACCAGCACACGGTCACCTACGACCAGTACGCGGTACAGGTCGACGGCAAACCCCTGTACATCTGGGGCGCCGAGTTCCACTACTTCCGGCTGCCCAGCCCGGACGCCTGGCGTGACGTGCTGCAGAAGATCAAGGCGGGCGGGTTCAACGCCGTCTCGCTCTACTTCGACTGGGGCTACCACTCCGCCAAGCAGGGCTCGTACGACTTCTCCGGCGTCCGTGACGTGGAGCGGCTGCTCGACGAGGCCGAGCGCGCCGGTCTGTACGTCATCGCGCGGCCAGGCCCCTACATCAACGCCGAGGTCTCCGGCGGCGGCTTCCCGGCGTGGCGCAAGACGCGCGCGGGCGTGAACCGTACCTCCGAGGAGGGGTATCTGAAGGACGCCCAGGAGTGGATGAGCCGGATCAATCCGATCATCGCGCGTCACCAACTCACGCGCGGCAAGGGCTCGGTGATCCTGTATCAGGTCGAGAACGAGTACCAGGGCGGACGCCACGACGCCGACTACATGCAGACGCTCATCGACTGGGCGAAGGAGGACGGCATCGACGTGCCGACCTTCGTCAACGACGGCGGCGCCAACCGGAACTGGGTGAGCGGCAAGGGCGCCCCCGACATCTACGGCTTCGACGCCTACCCGCAGGGCTTCGACTGCAGGAACCCGGACGACTGGAAGAACCTGCCCGACTATACGTACGTCAACGACTGGAAGCCCGAGTCACCGCTGATCATTCCGGAGGCTCAGGGCGGCGCCTTCGACCCTTGGGGCGGCACCGGTTACCAGGACTGCGCGAAGCTCACCGGCACCGACTTCACCCGGGTGTTCAGCAAGATGAACATCGCCGCCGGGGTCTCCGGTCAGTCCTTCTACATGACGTACGGCGGCACGAACTGGGGCTGGCTCGCCGACCCGAACGCCGTCTACACGTCATACGACTACGGCGCTCCGATCAACGAGTCCCGCCAACTGACGGACAAATACCAGGAGTTCAAGCGGCTCGGATATTTCGTCAACTCGGTCGGCTCGCTGGCACGGACCGACAAGGCCGAGGCGCCCGTCCCCTCCGACGAGGCGCTGCGCATCCACCGGCGCGTCAACCCCGACGACGGAACCCAGTTCTTCACCGTCCGGCATGCCGACACCCGGGTGAAGGACAAAAACGAGACCACCCTGTCCCTGACCGGCTCGGACGGCGACTATCCGCGCGTGCCGCAGCAGGGCGCTATCACCGTCGACGGCCGGGACGCGAAACTCCTCGTCGCCGGCTACGACCTGGGCGACCAGCGGCTCGTCTACTCCACCTCGGAGATCATGACGCACGCCACGATCGGCGACCGTGAGGTGGCCCTGCTGTACGGGCGTGCGGGCGAAACCGGCGAGACGGTACTGCGGTACGCGAAGCGGCCGCAGGTGAAGGTGCTCGCCGGTGACGTCACCACCACCTGGGACGCCGAACGCGGCGATCTGCGGCTGAACTACACCCACAAGGGCCTGGCCCGGGTGCTGGTGAACGGCCTGGAACTGCTGATCGCCGATGTCGCCGAGACCGCCCACTGGTGGCGGCAGGACACCGCCGACGGGCCGGTCCTGGTACGCGGCCCGTCCCTGGTCCGTACGGCGGAGGTCAAGGGCGACACCCTCAGGCTGACCGGTGACTCGACAAGGGCCGCGAAGATCGAGGTCATCGCCGACACGAAGAAAGTGACCTGGAACGGCCGCAGGACCGCCGTCACCGAGGCGCCGCGCACGGTTCGGCTGCCCGCACTGACGACCTGGAAGTACAAGGAGGAAGCCCCCGAGACCGCCCGGGACTTCGACGACTCCGCCTGGCCCACCGCCGCCCGCCTCTCCACCGCCGACGCCGAACTGAACGGCTCACTGCCGGTGCTCGCGATGGACGAGTACGGCTTCCACCACGGTGATGTCTGGTACCGGGGGCGGTTCAGGACCACCGGCGCGGCGACCGCGCTCGCGCTGAACGCCGACACCGGTCCCACCGGCCAGTACGCGGTCTGGCTCAACGGACGTTACCTCGGCAGCTCCGGCGACGGCGCACACACCTTCGACATTCCGGCGGGCACCCTCAAGGGCGCCGGCGACAACGTGCTCGCCGTCCTCGCCGAGAACGCGGGGCACAACGAGGAATGGGGCCACGACTACTCCAAGGAGCCGCGCGGTCTGCTCGGCGCGGAGGTGATCGGCGGTGCCTCCACCCTCACCTGGAAGGTCCAGGGCAGCAGGGGCGGCGAGAACCCGGTCGACACCGCACGGGGTCCCTACAACAACGGGGGGCTGTACGGGGAGCGGGCCGGCTGGTCACTGCCCGGTTACCCGGACGGCGGCTGGAAGCGCACCTCACTGTCCGCGTCCGCCCGGTCCGGGGCAGCGGAACCCGGGGTGCGGTGGTACCGCACCGGCGCGAAGCTCGATCTGCCGACGGGTCAGGACAACGCGCTCGCGCTGGACCTGGCGGAGCCCGAGGGCGGCAGCACGGCGTACCGCGCCCAGATCTTCGTCAACGGCTGGCTGATCGGCCGCTCTCTGCCCGACACCGGGCCCCAGACACGGTTCGTCGTCCCCAAGGGCATCCTGCGCGAGCAGGGCGACAACACCATCGCCCTGGCGGTGTGGTCCACCGGGAAGGCGGCGGGCCCCGGTTCGGTGAAGCTCGTCGACCTGGGCGCGAGTGCCGGCGGCATCAAGGTGAACACGGTGTCCGCGCCCTCGTACGACGCGAGGACCTACGCCATGCCCGCCCCAGGCGCGCGGATCACGGTGGACGCCGTGCCGTTCCTGAGCACCGGCACGACCACCGAGGTCCCCGTCACGCTCACCGTGGCGAAGGGGGCTCCCGCCGCCCGCGACGTCGAGGTGTCGCTGACCGTCCCGGCCGGCTGGACCGCGACCGCCGACGGCGCCACCGGCTTCGGCCGGGTCCGGCCCGGCACATCGGTGACCGCCCGCTACTCCGTGACCCCGCCCGCCGACCCGGTTCACTACGCCGTGCTGTCGGCGACCGCCGGGCTGAAACAGGCTGGTCGGCCGAAGAGTGTCACCGGCGAGCGGGCCGTGCAGGTGCCACCGCCAGGGCTCTCCAAGGACGCGTACGTCAGCGATCTGACCCTGGTCAAGGCGGTCAACGGCTGGGGTCCGGTCGAGAAGGACCTGTCCAACGGTGAGGCCGCGGCGGGTGACGGACGGACCCTCACCATCGCCGGCACCCCCTACGGCAAGGGCCTCGGCGTCCACGCGAACAGCCAGGTCAGGGTCTATCTGGGCGGCGGCTGCACCAGGTTCACCGGCGTCGCCGGGGTGGACGACGAGGTCGGTGACGGCGGCAGCGTCTCCTTCCAGGTGGTCGCCGACGGCCGCACCCTTGCCACCACCCCGGTCATGTCCGGCTCCGACGGCGGCACCACCGTCGACGTGGACGTGTCCGGCGCTCGCTGGCTGGACCTGGTCGTCGACGGAAACGGCGATGTCTCCAGCGACCACGCCGACTGGGCGGACGCCGAGTTGACCTGTACGGGCGGTTCCTGA